atccaactataattggctttataataatcttgatgaactcaatgactcgaatgcaacgtctttcaaaatatgccatgaatgactccaagtaatatccttaaaatgagctaatgcacagcggaagatttctttaatacctgagaataaacatgctttaaagtgtcaaccaaaaggttggtgagttcataggtttatcataacaatcatttcaatatattaatagaccacaagatttccgtttataaatatatgtacactcgcaagtgtataaaagtattctataagttgtaggcacccggtaacaagccttaacattcatgttttaccctctgaagtacaccagatcaggtgtgtttaaaataacctcgaagtactaaagcatcccatagtcaggatggggtttgtcaggcccaatagatctatctttaggattcgcgcctaccgtacatagacaatagtttaatgttaccaagctaagggtatatttctggtttaaacccacgtagaattagttttggtacttgtgcctatttcgtaaaacatttataaaagttgcgcatgtattctcagtcccaaaaatatatgtaaaaagggagtaaatgaaactcacaatactgtatttcgtagtaaaaatacatataacgtcatttaataagtgcaaggttggcctcggattcacgaacgtatcaatattgagattcaatattgcaggaaagtacgtagacgcaacggagatgataaacactagattgacctcacaagcatacccatgaaccatacccatcacctccatagctataacccataatttccttagcttcgactcattcaaataaactattttgaaatcactcggacatcactccgtcgtaatattttatgtatactaataatatcttgaaataatacagagcaaatatatatatatatatatatatatcaattgagagagtttagagaaatatattttcaagtttctatgaaataatgaaacctattgaattctatttataatagatttttgaattataaaagtgaattattaaagtatgaattattaaagtgaattattaaagtatgaattattaaaatgaattattaaagtatgaattattaaagtatgaattattaaagtgaattattaaagtatgaattattaaagtgaattattaaagttaaagtaaagtagaagtaaagtaaaggtaaagttaaagtatagtaaaagtataaaaaactatgtatgtataatacacgtataaatatatataatattaatttaaatcgttatatatatttaatgaaataaaatataaatatcgttatatttattatactggttaagtaatgagttgtcaaaagtgattctagatatttataaaagttatatacgttttaataataaagttctttttaaactgaaaacgtctttgtacgtttgaaaatagattaatagaatattatggaaaccaattctccactaacttttgtctaactttcgtaaatgacactttttgtttttatttataaatagctttacaaattattctgaataccgttaagaggaatagattttctcaaatcatagtggacctctcaacagagacttgtaatcataattcaatgtttctgataattcaatcatttaatatatattttttttcgtcgaaaatcatattgaaacaaatacgttcgtgtaaagtattatacgtttaatactttattaatattctcaagttataatatatatatatacatatacatatctatttatatataacggttcgtgaatcgtcggaatttggtcgaagttataatgaatgtatgaacacagtttaaaattcttgagatttaacttaacaaactttgcttatcgtgtcagaataatataaagattaaagtttaaatttggtcgaaaatttccgggtcgtcacaattactccgtatatatctttatctttatatttatctttattattattattattattattattattattattattattatatattataagaaAATTTTAATTATGTCATCAAATCTTCAAAAATATTTGTTGGCAAAATCTCAACCATTAGATGAAATAATAACTTCTAATCTCTACCCTAAAAAATAATGATGTTTCATTTACATGGTATACATCATCAACAAATATAGTTCCTATTTTACCTAtctccatttattattattattattattattattattattattattattattattattattattattattattattattacgtatcatcatcatcatcatcatcatcatcatcatgattatgattataaacTCAACTTGTTCCATGTTGTAAGTCTCAATTATTACTTTTTTGGTGAAAATAGGTTATAATATATTTTCCTTTTTTTTACCCAAAAAAATAAAACTTTAGATAAccttttatatatctatatttatatttattataaatataaaataaatttaaaataaagaACTTTTTAATATCGTGACAAATTTAAGGGTTGTTATTAAAAAATTTCTATATGTtttaattatttgtacatttaattaatcaattattattttttgATATAACTTCTCATAATCAACTTATCAACTTAATGTACTAAATCTACTAGTGTTTTATGCATAATTAAATTCTAATAAGATTTAAAAATTTAAAagttctaaaataaaataaaataaatataaaagtaaatAATACGTAATTTGATAATCAGACAAGAAACTATATTAAGGGCAACTGATTTTTTTATACACAAAACAGAAAACCTAACTCCCCAAAACGGACGTTGATCTCAGTTCTATATTACGAGTATACTTATTTAATCTCGTACGATCTCCTactcatcacaatacaaattcggaagaaaaataatgattttttaAACAATTTTCCCAAAATTGTTAATACAAATTTGATCGCTACATGGTAATTTTTCTGTATGATGAGTTTCCATAACGATTAGGTTTTTAACTATACTATCCACTTTGTATTATTATATGTTTCAGATGTGTTTTAATTTATGTGATCTTGTGTAATTACAGTATTAAATCTAGATTTTGTATTGTGTTTGTATTATGCTGAGAGTGAAGTTAATTATCCCCAAATTGCTTAAACCTAATTTCATATTTTTATTGATCTTGATTATACGTTTTTATTTACCTTTTACACTAAGATACAGTCATAAATTCACTTAATCACCTTGGCATGTGGGCTTATGCAATAAATTGTTAGTTATTTGGACCAGGTATCTAATACCTAATGTGCTTGTTGATAATTTATTTACAGTAGATGTACTGTAAGAGAATTTATGGTGTACTTTATGTATTTAGAAATGTCTATCTTATGATTATCACATAATATTCCTGTTTTAATTCGTAAAATATCTTTTGTTATGGATAGATATATAGAACTCAAATATAGTTAAGAGCAAATCTGAATCAATCATTTCAAATGAGCCGTTAAAACTTGGATGCATATGCATCTATGCGCTTCTAAAAATGAACGGTCCATTTTAGTTTTCATTGTTCTTACTGATACTTGAGTTCGTATTTGATTGTAACCCGATTCTTTTGATAAGTAGTGTTCATGTTTTTCAGTAAAGGATAACACTTTTGGAGAGGCTAACGATGTGTTAACTGATTACGTTAAGTATAGAACATTAAGTAAGCATCTTATGTTTATTGCTGAAATTGGTATATATGTGACCATGTACATACTTAGCTAGCCTATTAAGTAGTTTCATATATTGGTTTCAGTAAGAAAAGTTGAGTACTTTGGTGGCCTTTACATACATTATCTTTTAAATATTTATGGACACTATAGCTAATTTTGTTTAATGCTGTTTTAGATTGTAGATTCTTGCCCTCAACAGCACGAATATTAATTCTATCTTAAACACCTATATCTGGATCATGACGAGAATATGAGATAATGCAATCCCCTGGTTAGCCCTCCttaaccctttttttttttttttattcattttagtaTTACCTGTATTTCTTAGCTTCATCGATCTTATTATATACACTCTCTGGATTTCATGAGTAAATTTACTGGTGTCTGCCATTTACTCGTCAAAAGGATCTATTTGGGTTATGGGTCAATGTTGTAGAACTCGGAATCACTCGGCGAGTATTCGGTTTTTGCAACTTGGGGAGTACCCAGAAAGTACTCAGAAAGTACTCGGTCAAActcagtcaaactcggtcaaaaatcagtaaaaatttgGCCAATACTCAGAAAATTGGTCAAGATTCGGTCAAAACTcattcaaagtcaaacttggtcaacatccgagtactcctaGAGTTTCCGTGTACTCCTTACAAAGTCCCGATCGAACGTAGCGATATTTGCAACCTTGATTTGGGTTATGGTTGACACTGATTATGTATTTTTAAACTTTAAACATTTGGACAAAAGTGTTCCAGATCAACACTATCCGACCCATTTTGTCATgtataataaattataaatatccATTTCACTACTATTTTATATTAGTTACAGCTGGCGGACTGAGGAATACGTCGGTGGTTATCCTTACACTAAATACCAGTGAAGTGTATATCATCATTAGCTTATCTTTTCGAACCGACACTCAAGTAATTTACATTGATCCAACAACCGGGTCCCTCAAACACGACCGAAAGCCGGGTTATGACATTTTCAACTCACAAGATGAAGCATTGAAATACATAACAAATGGTTCACAATCAAATATTAAGAGTACAATCTACGCGAAAGCTATTTTAGGGTTTGCAGTACTCGGGAATTTTGCATTGTTGCTTGTTGCTACAAAGTTGACTGCTAGTATACCGTATTTGCCAGGTGGCGGGTGTGTATACATGGTTGTTGagagtaaatgggtcaaaattcaaCTTCAAAACGTTCAACCGCAAGGAAAAGGAGAATTAAAGAATATTCAAGAACTTATTGAACTTGAGATTGATGGAAAACATTACTTTTGTGAAACGAGAGATATTACTCGACCGTTTCCGAGTCGTGTTTCGTTACGAGATCCCGATGATGAATTTGTTTGGAATCGATGGTTCTCGATTGCTTTTAGAAGAATTGGGCTTGAACAACATTGTGTCGTTTTGCTGCAGGTATGGTGCTTTGTATTTTGTGCCATTTTATTGCATGCATTGTCTTGTCGGGTATGGATCCGGGCTTGGGATAGGGTTTTTTAATCGGGTTTGGGCCATTGACTAGCCCTTGCCGGCCCATTGCCATCCTTGTTATCTCATATATAAGTCATTGCTTCAGTATCCATATTATCTGTGTAGaagtatatatataaactatataaatatcaAGTTGATATGGCAGTGGTATAAATTTTTTGCCATGTCAGCCCTCAAATTTACAGCCATGTCAGCCTCAACATTACCTACTATACTAATTGTGCACAATGTTTACTGACTATTATGCCCCTGTGAGCAGTAATCTTCACAGGTTTACACGCAGGGGTATTTTAGTAATTGCACATTTCTTTTCTTATTATTTATTTCTCTGGTTTGTTTTTTGCCCGGTGAAATGGGGCCCACGCACCCCTAGTTTACAACAATGTTGACGTGAATATTTTTATATGACAAGAATTATTTCTTTTGAAACATACACAGCCTTAAATGTGTATAATGACATATATAAATAAACAATCTTCTATTCTCAAATGGAAACAACCCCATATTGAAATTTGATGTATTATTAACGCCCTCAGAATTCATACAATCAAGAAGTTGATATGTTATTTTTAATCTATTAAAAAAATGTAATTTATGTAAAATTACAGGGATTTGTAGAATATCGAACATTTGGAAGCTTTGGCCAACAAGAAGGAATTGTTGCTCTTGTAGCTCGTCGCAGTAGGCTTCATCCTGGCACTCGATATTTAGCAAGAGGCTTAAACGCGTGTTACAGCAcaggtaaatatatatatttttgaaaaaaTGTTAAAAACACACAGGTTCGTGTATATGTTATACACATAAATTGTTCAAGGATAATATGTTTATGATGTATATTTCTTCTGTTTTATCGTCTGCATTAATAGGAAACGAAATTGAGTGTGAGCAACTTGTATGGGTGCCAAAACGGGCGGGTCAAAGTGTGCCTTTCAACACATACATATGGAGACGAGGCACTATTCCCATATGGTGGGGCGCAGAACTAAAAATGACTGCTGCCGAAGCATCAATATATGTTTCTGAACGTGATCCTTATAAAGGAAGTGCACGGTATTATCAAAGATTAACCAAACGATACGATACACGAAATTTAGGCGtagttggtcaaagtcaaagtcaaagtcaaagtaacAATGCTTTGGTTCCTATAGTGTGTGTCAATTTACTTAGAAGTGGAGAAGGGAAATCGGAATCGATTTTAGTTCAACATTTTGAGGAATCATTGGATTATATTCGGTCAATGGGTCAACTTCCCGATACCCGAATTCATTTAATACATTATGATTGGCATACAAGTATCCGATTAAAAGGTGAACACCAAACGATCGAAGGACTTTGGTACCATTTGAAAGCACCGACTATATCTGTAGGTATTTCCGAAGGCGATTATCTACTTAGTCGTGAACATATGGAAGATTATAAAGGTGAAAACTTTTATAACGATGACATCATCGGTTTCTTTTGTATGCGGGTACATCAAAACGGAGTAATTCGTTACAATTGTGCCGATTCTTTGGATCGAACAAACGCCGCTAGTTTCTTCGGTGCCCTTCAAGTTTTTGTAGAACAATGTAGACGGCTCGGTATAATTCTTGATAATGACGCGTCACCCAAAAAGTCAAACGAGTCAAATCACACGAAACCTTGGAAGGGTTTTGACATGACATTTAACGAGTTTAAAAAGTCAACTCTTTTATCACCGGTATTTCAATTAGCTGACTTATTCTTGATTGCGGGTGATATTCATGCAATGTTATACACGGGGTCCAAAGCAATGCATAGTCATATTCTTAATATTTTTAGTGAAGAAGCAAATAAGTCGAAACAATTTTCGGTAGCACAAAATGTAAAAATTAACTTGCAAAGAAGATATAATAATGCAGTTGTCGATAGCTCTCGTCAAAAACAGTTGGAAATGTTCCTTGGATTAAGGCTTTTTAAACATCTCCCGTCAGTTTCGGTTCATCCTTTGCACGTATGTaactatatattaatatattttatttgttatttcatatttaaatataaatataaatataaatataaatataaatataaatataaatataaatataaatatataaatgaaaacACAATTTTaatatctgttttttttttttttgctaggtGCTTAGTAGACGACCTGGCTTTCTTCTTAAACCGGTTGCCAGCGTTGACCCGAGCTCTGATGGAGACTGTCTTCTTAGTTTTAAGCAAAAAGATCTCATCTGGGTAACTAATCTTTATGCTTttcaaattaaataaattaaaaattaaattacgaATAAAATAGTCTGTTTTCTTGTAAAGTCTTGTAAGACACTGATAATGTTACTCCCCTATTCCTAATAGGCGTCAGACTTTTATTCTGCTATCGTCATATTATAAATTCTTACAGTAAAATCTGATTTTTTTTCTATATCTTCAAGTAGAGACATTCTTTGTTAATGAATTAGAATCTTAAGTGACTTTGAACCTTCATCCGTGAATGGGTCGATGTGGGCTATGTTTTACCTCGAACAAGTCCAATGGATCAAATTGGGTGAAAGCCGCCAGTGTTTATGATAAATGCATAAAACCTCCGAAATCGTTAAAAGGTGGATTATAAAACAAAATAGTCTTGTGCAAAGAAATTGGACTTATTTTTGACAAAAATTAACCCAACTTATTTTAACCAATAATTTGAAAGATTACATCTTTCAACCCAAACCTCTTTTAAGTCTTTAGGAACCCAATTGATCACCCATATTGCCACCTCTAGTTAATATGTATAATGTGTATTAATTGTTGTACAGGTTTCACAACAGGCGGCAGACATAATACAACTATTTATATACCTTGGCGAACCTTGTCATGTTTGTCAACTACTTCTTACAATTTCACATGGTGCAGATGATTCAACGTATCCATCAACACTAGATGTGAGAACAGGACGTGATCTCGATGCGCTTAAACTTGTTTTGGAGGTTTGACTTATAATATCTTCACCCACGCTAGGCATGTTGAATTCGAAAGCACACTTTTCTTCTTTTGTTGTTACCAATGTAGAACATATAGTAGGAATCATGGATCTTATTATTATAGGTAAAATAGTACATACATGTATCAAACAATAAGGATGAAATTTTATGATGTAGTGGTTATTAAATGTTACCTATATGATTATGCATAGAGGAATTGGGAAAGAATAGCACATTCTTGGAGAACTCGGAATTACTCGACAAGTACTCGGCTTTTGCAACTCGACGAGTACTTGGTCAAACTcggccaaaactcgggattactcggaaaactggtcaaacttggtcaaaatcggtcaaagtcaaactcggtcaacatCCGTGTACTCCCTACAAAGTCCCGACCTGTTTGGACCCATTTGACCCATACCCGTTTCGacctgttacccaaaccgacccaacctgacccgtttggacACGTTTAAATTTTTTacccgtttgacccatgacccatttcaacccaatacCGCTTTGACCCGTTactcaaaccgacccaacctgacccgttttccAGGTATAATAGTATCTAAAAATTGGCTGTACAATTTCCAAGAAAATAGTGAGATTCCATATGGGTCTTCTCAGTTTTCcgatttgtattattttctaaattATTGTTACTCTTTAGTCACGTAAAGTTAACTAAATCAAGGGTGTTATAGTCATTTTATAACACGTAAATAATACCGATTTTTTTAACAGGGAGCCACCATTCCTCGGTGTCCTAACGGTACAAATATGGTGGTTTCGATACCGGGCCCCATCAGCAACGAGGAAATGGCTTTAAAAAGAACCGGATCAAATGTACATAAAACCAGCCTTCCATTTCTATACGATTTTAATGGACCGGAGGGCAAATTGGACTTTCTTACTCGTGTGGTTGTACTCACATTTTATCCAGCTGAGTCAACCAGTTCTCCGGTCACACTCGGTGAGGTACATTGTAGTAACTACGTGTTTGTTTTTTTATTTGTTTCTTATCTTGTTTTTCGTAATCATGTAActggtatattttttttattattattatttcaatttgaTTATTTAGTAGTTTTTCCTCATTCATAAGTATTGGTTCTTAAGACCCATTACATATGTTGTGTAGACTATTTAGGAGTGAGATATGTCAGCAATTCCAAAATCATGTTTTTCTTTGAAAAAGGGCCTTTTTTTTATGCGTAAGTAGAATAATTATATGACAAACTATAAGTAATATTTATGATAGATACTGATTGTAAATGTTAGTTTGCTAATTTATGTGATAAAATTTTCATTAATTTCAGGGTGGCCTTTTGCTTctattatatatgtaatatatgtatatatgtatgtatatatatggattggttGCTGTAAAATAAATTGTATGGCAAAAAGGTAGAAAATAAGAATAGTGTGACACGTGTCAGTTGTGCGTCAATTTCTGGGGCGTGTTTGCAGGGACGGAACATAGTGTTACCCGaagggggtatccgccccacctggatttaacgggaaaaaaaatttacactaaaaaaagtttttttttaccaaaagaaaaggttttttagtgtttaccctgctgacaatgaaaaatttattaaatttttacacccgCCCCATCTGTATCCGAGTTCGAGTTcaagttcaagttccgccactgcgtGTTTGtatccaatatataaatatatctctCTCATCTCttcgtgtatatatgtgtatatgtgtgtCTATGTTTCCTTCTGGGGCCGAAAATTGTCTATTTTTttgtttatattttattttatttttatttttttataaatgaaTACTGGAATGTGTCACAGGTAGAGATACTTGGAATTTCTCTTCCCTGGAGAGATATCTTTGCTTCTGAAGGCCATGGCTTAAGTGTATATAAACGTGTTACGAATTCCAAAGACGATTTTAACGATATCCCGTCCAAAACAAGAAACACTACAAACGTTGCTTTAACCGATGACGTGTTGTCACCTGAAAAATCTTATATGTCCGCTAGCCCTCAGGTTGACCTTTTGACCGGTGATAACGTGATTTCAGGATCCGATTCACAACCAATGACAGATATTAGTTTGCATGATCGGGATCTTAATATTAAGGAACTTGAAAAAGCACGATTGCAAGATAAAATACCAACCAAAAACGGTGCACAACAGTACATAAGTTGCTTTGAAATGTTGACTGCGTTACACGGAGTAagctatttttttatatattttattttattggtGCTCTTACTGTTATTCGTGATAATATTATTTTAAACTACATAATTTAGTAAGAAAGAATATGACGCTTTCTGTAATTTTGATGGTTAATATTTTCGGGAAAATTTCTTTTGGAATATGGTTTATAATGATCTCTTATACATGTCGGTTTTAAGATCAGTCCGAGTACTCGGTCAAAACTTGGGATTACTCGGTCAAACTCGGCCAAAACTCGAGATTACTCggaaaatcggtcaaagtcaaacttagtcaaacatAAGTAATTTTGATGTTTTGCAGGGTAACAAGTTAGGGTTCATAGAAGCTATGAAACTTGAAATCGAACGTCTTCACCTTAATCTTTCCACTTTTGAAAGGGATAAAGCTTTATCGTCTATCGGCATTGATCCGTCTACTATCGATCCCAATACATTAATAGAAGAATCTTATATCGGTTCATTATGCAAAACGTCAAACGCCCTTGCGGTTCTCGGTCAAATTTCACTCGAAGATCGGACCACGGGTTCTATCGGTCTTGATCCTATTGACAACACTAACGATATCGATTTTTGGAATGTTACTCGAGTTGGCGATCGTTGTTACGGGGAATCATGCCAAGTTCGCGCCGAAACTTTAAGTTTGACTTCTTCTTCAAAGTCAACGTATATATGTTGTGTATGTAAACGTAAGGTTTGTAAAGTTTGTTGTGCGGGTAAAGGTGCTATTCTTCTTCGAAACAATGGTGGAACGAGTTATAATGATGTAGATGGGGTTATTTGTAAGCGTTGTTGtgatgaaagtgttcttgatgcaTTGACTTTGGATTATATTAGAGTCTTAATTAGTCAACGAAGAAGCCATCATGCTGAAATTGCTACTTATAAAGCTTTGGGTCGAGTGGTGGGTGATAATTGCATCTCGAGAAAAACCGCCCCGTTCAATAAAAATGGAACTGTTGAGGTGCTTCGAAAATTACTTAAAGGAGAGGAATCGCTAGCTGAATTCCCGTTTGGAAGCTTTCTGCACTCGGTATATTATCCAtcctttgttttttttttaacaatGTCAAACACTGAAGGTGGCAATTTCTAACCATTTAATATGAATGGGTCTATTTGGGCTATATTTGATGGGTCAATTTGGTTGAATATAAAGAGAAATAGTTTAAAAAGGAATCGGGTAAAATGTTGCCAAAATTGTAACTTTATTTCACAATTCTTCTTCATTTAATTCATCACGTCCAGCTCCTATATATGAACATTTTTGGAATACCATTGCAACTTAAACGTGGCAAAATGGGCAGTTTGGGTCGCATATCAAAATGAATGAGTTTTTGTGCTGGTTGGCTTAGGATTAGCCCGAAACACTTATGATCTCAAATCCTTAACTCTTACAATTTATCAATGTATCAGATACTATATGAGTTGGGGTTTGTTTGGGCTGGAACACGCATCGCAATTCTTTAACTAATTGTGTATATAATATGTTAGTTTATTAAATATGATTAGAAAAACTACATTATTTCAGTTAATATGATGTGTGAATTAAATAGTTTGGTATGTTCACTTTCAGACTACTACTATCTTTACCTGTTTGACTTATTAGAGATGAAAACATTATTCTTATTTGGTAATGATCCATTTATAAAAAGAGGTCGAAATTACCCCCTCTAAAGAAACTGGAATCTTTATTAGTTCAAGTGACCATTATTACTATATACTCATCCAAAAAAAATTGgaatttacaagaaaatcttatcaAAATTGTATTATGTAGTACTAAAATAATTTGtgtgtttattttttattttcatagaTTGAATCAGCATCGGGTTCAGCACCACCGTTATCATTACTTACACCTTTAGATACAGAGTTACAAAATTCATATTGGAGAGCTCCAAATACTTCCTCGTCTGTCGAGCTCGTTATTGTTCTTGGAAACCTTGCTGATGTCACCGGGATCGTTCTTCTCGTTAGTCCATGTGGCTATTCGATGTCGGATTCCCCAACTGTAAGTACAAAGAATAATCTCTTAAGTTTCTTAGTCTTTAATAGTATAAATATCTTTATGTGTAATATGTTTAATGAGTAGAGTTAAGCATAGTAGATGGTTGTCATCCAAAAGGGTAAGGTCGAAACAATTTGGGTTGGGTTGAGATTATATACTCTATGTGTAATAAGTTGAGATTAAAGAATTCTAATATTAATTGTTGTATAGGTGCAAATTTGGGCAAGTAATAAAATACACAAGGAAGAAAGATCATGTATTGGAAAATGGGACGTTAGATCACTCATCAATTCTTCTCCTGAGCTTTGTGGTCCcgaaaaatccgataacgagagtCAAACTCCTCGCCACATCAGATTTGACTTTCGAAATCCTGTCCGTTGTCGCATGATTTGGATAAAACTAACCATTCAAAAACTTGTTTCAAGTTCTGTTAGTTTTGGGAAAGATTTCAATCTTTTATCCTTGAATAATGATGACCCGTTATCTGGGCCCGTGAGACGTGCCTCTATTGCAGGAACCTCCGAAAGTATCCCATGCATTCATGCGAAAAGAATTCTCGTAACTGGATCTTCGGTGAAAGCGGATATCGAAGAGTCATCATCGCGAAATTATGAGGTTGCGAGCGGCATAAAAAGTTGGTTGGAGAAAGCTCCATTATTAAATAGATACAAGGTACGGTTAACGATCAAAATTGGTAGTCCCTCTGTCTCAAAATAATTGTCCCGTTTGACTTTTTATAGTCTCTCTTTTTaaattttgactttaaatatttttatttgtgctaatataatatttgataaaaattatatcaaTGAATTCAGTTTTAAAATGTGTTTTCATGCACACAAAAAAGACTTAAAAAGTCAAAGCGGGAAAGTAATTTTGtgacggagggagtaatatattTAGTCAAAATTGGTCTAGACAGTTCGACCTGCAATTTATTGTCTTgagtcttataattagttaatatgCTTATTGAATACGTTCACTTCAACTATAGTATGATAAGTTAATTTTTGAAATAAAATGATTCAGCAGGTTATATGCATTTTTATTTAATGTATAAATTTGCTTTAAAAGGTAACTAACTTGGGTCT
This genomic stretch from Rutidosis leptorrhynchoides isolate AG116_Rl617_1_P2 chromosome 11, CSIRO_AGI_Rlap_v1, whole genome shotgun sequence harbors:
- the LOC139877905 gene encoding probable phosphoinositide phosphatase SAC9 isoform X3; amino-acid sequence: MQSPVTAGGLRNTSVVILTLNTSEVYIIISLSFRTDTQVIYIDPTTGSLKHDRKPGYDIFNSQDEALKYITNGSQSNIKSTIYAKAILGFAVLGNFALLLVATKLTASIPYLPGGGCVYMVVESKWVKIQLQNVQPQGKGELKNIQELIELEIDGKHYFCETRDITRPFPSRVSLRDPDDEFVWNRWFSIAFRRIGLEQHCVVLLQGFVEYRTFGSFGQQEGIVALVARRSRLHPGTRYLARGLNACYSTGNEIECEQLVWVPKRAGQSVPFNTYIWRRGTIPIWWGAELKMTAAEASIYVSERDPYKGSARYYQRLTKRYDTRNLGVVGQSQSQSQSNNALVPIVCVNLLRSGEGKSESILVQHFEESLDYIRSMGQLPDTRIHLIHYDWHTSIRLKGEHQTIEGLWYHLKAPTISVGISEGDYLLSREHMEDYKGENFYNDDIIGFFCMRVHQNGVIRYNCADSLDRTNAASFFGALQVFVEQCRRLGIILDNDASPKKSNESNHTKPWKGFDMTFNEFKKSTLLSPVFQLADLFLIAGDIHAMLYTGSKAMHSHILNIFSEEANKSKQFSVAQNVKINLQRRYNNAVVDSSRQKQLEMFLGLRLFKHLPSVSVHPLHVLSRRPGFLLKPVASVDPSSDGDCLLSFKQKDLIWVSQQAADIIQLFIYLGEPCHVCQLLLTISHGADDSTYPSTLDVRTGRDLDALKLVLEGATIPRCPNGTNMVVSIPGPISNEEMALKRTGSNVHKTSLPFLYDFNGPEGKLDFLTRVVVLTFYPAESTSSPVTLEILGISLPWRDIFASEGHGLSVYKRVTNSKDDFNDIPSKTRNTTNVALTDDVLSPEKSYMSASPQVDLLTGDNVISGSDSQPMTDISLHDRDLNIKELEKARLQDKIPTKNGAQQYISCFEMLTALHGGNKLGFIEAMKLEIERLHLNLSTFERDKALSSIGIDPSTIDPNTLIEESYIGSLCKTSNALAVLGQISLEDRTTGSIGLDPIDNTNDIDFWNVTRVGDRCYGESCQVRAETLSLTSSSKSTYICCVCKRKVCKVCCAGKGAILLRNNGGTSYNDVDGVICKRCCDESVLDALTLDYIRVLISQRRSHHAEIATYKALGRVVGDNCISRKTAPFNKNGTVEVLRKLLKGEESLAEFPFGSFLHSIESASGSAPPLSLLTPLDTELQNSYWRAPNTSSSVELVIVLGNLADVTGIVLLVSPCGYSMSDSPTVQIWASNKIHKEERSCIGKWDVRSLINSSPELCGPEKSDNESQTPRHIRFDFRNPVRCRMIWIKLTIQKLVSSSVSFGKDFNLLSLNNDDPLSGPVRRASIAGTSESIPCIHAKRILVTGSSVKADIEESSSRNYEVASGIKSWLEKAPLLNRYKVPTESEKLIEHDLVLELNISPGSPVVAGFRLDGFSAIKPQLIHSPSSNVNPLDVLSIVFQHRFLSPAVLFIQVSASQGSSEEEMVVVAEYRVPEVKSGTPMYFDFPEVISSRRLWFRLVGDVTAFSDDPEEGDSGRTLAAGLSLLNRIKLYYYAHPSDLGRWASLSGI